From the genome of Pelobacter propionicus DSM 2379, one region includes:
- a CDS encoding UPF0182 family membrane protein — translation MLKNKFFPLLILVSVLLSLISYLLNLYSDWLFFDETGFSSVFTTTLYAKTGAGLLFGGLLFLFVQINLHVANRAQFPLSGMHLLGAGNLGINRDQAVRLCKPVSMLVSFVLALLAGNLGAMKWKDLLFFANRLTVGTVDPLIGKDVGFYLFSLPLLDAVKGVSGFIILAAAALATAVYYVRGGILLTERGVAIDEKVRRHLAVLVGIFACAVAAGFYLDSFKLLYADNGAFYGAGYVDVNSRLLTYRVLTFLTPLAGAMLAIGIWKGVWRMALLAPAIVVALYMLGIRVYPGVLQKFKVAPNEMALETPYIMNNITATRFGYDLEKIETVPFDVDTKLTAADIANNDATIKNIRLWDHAPLLKTYSQLQQIRTYYKFFDVDNDRYMVNGRYSQVMLSPRELSYADLPSKNWINERLIFTHGNGITFGPVSRISKEGLPEFFVKDIPAVSLADIKVSRPEIYYGELSNEYVIVKTNVPEFSYPTATGNITTTYAGTGGVPMDSLLKKALFAAKFRTEKILLSSDITKESRILYNRNINERIRTIAPFLHFDSDPYLVVDQKGRLKWIIDAYTHSTRLPYSRPLKGGINYIRNSVKTVVDAYDGSVDFYISDPDDVILKVHGRIFPKLFKPMAEMPGDLRKHVRYPHHLLQIQAAMFATYHMTDPKVFYNKENLWEIPVLGDKAMEPYYTIMKLPGEKAEEYILLLPFTPSKRDNLAAWLTARCDEPQYGKIRAYTFPRDRLIYGPKQIDARINQDSFISQQLTLWSQRGSEAIRGSLLVIPIEKSLLYVQPLFLAADKAGLPELKRVIVAFGDQLVMEENLELALQRIFGGKKAAPAATSGVSADTQASPATLAKEAVSIYEKAITLQRQGNWAAYGEELRSLEQILKKMAR, via the coding sequence ATGTTAAAGAACAAATTTTTCCCCCTCCTGATACTGGTTTCAGTACTTTTGTCACTGATTTCGTATCTCCTGAATCTGTATTCCGATTGGCTGTTTTTCGACGAAACGGGATTCTCATCGGTCTTCACCACGACTCTGTATGCAAAGACTGGGGCCGGTTTGCTCTTCGGCGGACTCTTGTTCCTGTTTGTACAGATAAACCTTCACGTTGCGAACAGGGCGCAGTTTCCCCTGTCCGGCATGCATCTCCTGGGAGCAGGCAACCTCGGGATAAACCGGGATCAAGCGGTTCGTCTTTGTAAGCCGGTCAGCATGCTCGTCAGTTTTGTCCTGGCGCTTCTTGCGGGCAATCTGGGCGCCATGAAATGGAAAGATCTGCTCTTCTTCGCCAATCGCCTGACTGTTGGAACCGTGGATCCGCTCATCGGCAAGGATGTGGGGTTCTACCTGTTCAGTCTGCCGCTTTTGGATGCGGTCAAGGGGGTCTCGGGCTTTATCATTCTGGCTGCGGCGGCATTGGCAACGGCTGTGTATTATGTTCGGGGTGGCATACTGCTGACCGAGCGAGGTGTGGCTATTGATGAAAAAGTTCGCCGTCATCTGGCTGTTCTGGTGGGAATCTTTGCGTGCGCCGTCGCCGCGGGCTTCTATCTGGACAGCTTCAAGCTGCTGTATGCCGATAACGGTGCTTTTTATGGCGCGGGGTATGTGGATGTCAACTCACGACTGCTGACCTACAGAGTTCTGACGTTCCTGACACCATTGGCGGGAGCCATGCTGGCGATCGGGATCTGGAAAGGCGTCTGGCGGATGGCGCTGCTGGCGCCTGCCATTGTGGTCGCACTCTACATGCTCGGCATCCGTGTCTATCCGGGTGTTCTGCAGAAATTCAAGGTCGCGCCCAACGAGATGGCCCTTGAGACGCCCTACATAATGAATAACATTACCGCAACCCGTTTCGGCTATGATCTGGAAAAAATCGAGACGGTGCCCTTCGATGTTGATACGAAACTTACCGCCGCTGATATAGCCAACAACGATGCAACCATCAAAAACATCAGACTATGGGACCATGCCCCGCTGCTGAAGACGTACAGCCAGCTACAGCAGATCAGGACCTACTACAAGTTTTTCGATGTGGATAATGACCGCTACATGGTCAACGGGCGCTACTCGCAGGTCATGCTGTCGCCGCGTGAACTTTCCTACGCCGATCTGCCCAGCAAGAACTGGATCAACGAGCGCCTGATTTTCACCCACGGCAATGGCATTACGTTCGGTCCGGTCAGCAGAATCAGCAAAGAGGGACTACCCGAGTTTTTCGTCAAGGATATTCCAGCCGTCAGTCTGGCCGATATCAAGGTAAGCAGACCTGAAATCTATTACGGCGAGCTGTCCAATGAGTATGTGATCGTCAAAACCAACGTGCCGGAGTTCAGCTACCCGACCGCCACCGGCAACATCACTACGACGTATGCCGGCACAGGCGGGGTGCCGATGGATTCGCTCCTGAAAAAAGCGCTCTTTGCCGCAAAATTCAGAACGGAAAAGATTCTGCTCTCCTCGGATATCACCAAAGAGAGTCGCATCCTTTACAACCGCAACATTAACGAACGAATCAGAACCATAGCGCCTTTCCTCCATTTTGACAGCGATCCCTACCTAGTGGTGGATCAAAAGGGACGGCTCAAGTGGATAATTGATGCCTACACCCATTCGACCCGGCTCCCCTATTCAAGGCCGCTCAAAGGCGGCATCAATTACATCCGGAATTCAGTCAAGACGGTTGTGGACGCCTATGACGGCTCTGTTGACTTCTATATCAGCGATCCGGATGACGTCATTCTCAAGGTTCATGGGCGGATCTTCCCGAAACTCTTCAAACCAATGGCGGAAATGCCGGGCGATCTGCGCAAGCACGTTCGCTACCCGCACCATTTGCTGCAGATCCAGGCAGCCATGTTCGCCACCTACCACATGACCGACCCCAAGGTATTCTACAACAAGGAAAACCTCTGGGAGATTCCCGTGCTCGGCGATAAGGCGATGGAGCCGTATTATACGATCATGAAGCTGCCGGGTGAAAAAGCGGAGGAGTACATACTGCTGCTGCCGTTTACCCCTTCAAAGCGGGACAATCTGGCTGCCTGGCTTACGGCCCGCTGCGATGAACCGCAGTACGGAAAAATCCGTGCCTACACCTTCCCGCGTGACCGCCTGATCTACGGACCGAAACAGATCGATGCGCGCATCAACCAGGATTCTTTTATTTCTCAGCAGTTGACCCTCTGGAGTCAACGCGGCTCCGAGGCCATCCGGGGCAGTTTGCTGGTAATACCCATCGAAAAGTCGCTGCTTTATGTTCAGCCGCTCTTTCTTGCGGCAGACAAAGCCGGCCTTCCGGAATTGAAGAGGGTAATTGTCGCCTTCGGAGATCAACTGGTCATGGAGGAAAACCTGGAACTGGCGCTGCAAAGGATTTTCGGCGGGAAAAAAGCCGCACCTGCTGCAACCAGCGGAGTTTCGGCAGACACACAAGCATCGCCTGCCACGCTTGCCAAGGAAGCTGTGAGCATTTATGAGAAGGCCATCACTTTGCAACGTCAGGGCAACTGGGCCGCCTATGGCGAAGAATTGAGAAGCCTGGAACAGATTCTGAAGAAAATGGCCCGGTAG
- a CDS encoding tyrosine-type recombinase/integrase encodes MKPYRSNTSRKFPFTKKAIEALPAHDPASPSREMEYADIECIGLHLRVSKNGRRFFQHRYRYLGRKMCLSLGEFPAVSVQDARSRVAEHKALLARDKDPAAERGKVRADLTFEEFSTQHYLPHAKAHKQTWDDDKNQIERRLNPILGKLRLQAITPRDVAMVHSKEKERTTACTANHLLATLKRMLNLAVKWGLLEKNPAGGQEKFKEGPLRERYLSKEELPKFLKALEDQDDLLSVAALRMLLYTGCRREEIMSLRWENVRLDEERIFLPKTKNGRSRTVHLNARAKEVIQDLQARKDQEDRTRGSEYVFPSRQGTKKGYIYDLRKPFEKACLNAGIDNFRIHDLRHTFASMAVSSGADLYAVQRLLGHQDIAMTQRYAHLNADDLKKATEGVSEMFDRAA; translated from the coding sequence ATGAAGCCATACAGATCAAACACCAGCAGAAAATTTCCGTTCACTAAAAAGGCCATAGAAGCACTGCCAGCACATGATCCAGCAAGTCCATCCAGGGAAATGGAGTATGCCGACATAGAATGCATTGGCCTTCACCTGAGGGTATCCAAGAATGGTCGCCGCTTTTTTCAGCACAGATACCGATACCTCGGAAGAAAGATGTGCCTGTCACTGGGAGAATTCCCTGCGGTTAGCGTACAGGATGCCCGATCGCGGGTGGCAGAACACAAGGCGCTTCTGGCAAGGGACAAAGATCCTGCAGCAGAGAGAGGAAAAGTACGTGCCGATCTGACGTTCGAAGAGTTTTCGACCCAGCACTACCTACCACACGCCAAGGCTCACAAACAGACCTGGGACGACGACAAGAACCAGATCGAGCGCCGACTGAATCCGATTCTGGGTAAACTTCGACTGCAGGCAATCACCCCCAGAGATGTGGCGATGGTTCACTCCAAAGAGAAGGAAAGAACCACTGCTTGCACAGCAAACCATCTACTGGCCACTCTGAAGAGAATGCTGAATCTTGCCGTCAAGTGGGGACTGCTGGAGAAAAATCCTGCTGGTGGTCAGGAAAAGTTCAAGGAAGGTCCACTGAGAGAGCGCTACCTGAGCAAGGAAGAATTGCCGAAATTCCTGAAGGCACTGGAAGATCAAGATGACCTTCTCTCGGTGGCTGCATTGCGAATGCTGCTGTACACAGGTTGCCGACGTGAAGAGATCATGTCTCTACGCTGGGAAAATGTACGCCTTGATGAGGAGCGTATTTTCTTACCCAAAACAAAGAATGGCCGAAGCAGGACGGTACACCTGAATGCCAGGGCAAAAGAAGTGATACAGGACCTTCAGGCACGGAAAGATCAGGAGGACCGTACTCGTGGCAGTGAATATGTATTCCCTTCACGACAAGGCACCAAGAAGGGATACATCTATGACCTGAGAAAACCTTTTGAGAAGGCATGCCTGAATGCCGGAATAGACAACTTCCGCATACATGATCTCAGACACACATTCGCCAGTATGGCAGTCAGTTCAGGTGCTGACCTCTACGCCGTACAGCGGCTATTGGGACACCAAGATATAGCCATGACCCAGAGGTACGCACATTTGAATGCTGATGATCTGAAGAAAGCTACAGAGGGTGTATCAGAAATGTTTGATCGTGCTGCCTGA
- a CDS encoding NAD-dependent epimerase/dehydratase family protein, producing MRKVLVTGAGGFIGHHLVKDLVRRGHEVIAVDRKLPEFEKSAASRFVLQDLRETTAEWESLFLGVDDVYALAADMGGMGFISRNHADIMRDNTRIDINTLEAARKAKVGRLLYTSSACVYPEHLQEAEAAIPLAETMAYPAKPQDGYGWEKLYAEQLCHYYRLEHGVDTRIVRFHNIYGPLGAWQGGREKAPAALCRKVAEACLKGRDSIQIWGDGRQTRSFCFIDDCIQGLARILESGYTEPLNLGRDEMVSINELARLIFEVAGAELRIEHIEGPQGVRGRNSDNKRLAEVTGFTPSISLRQGIAATYGWIEAQVRAGI from the coding sequence ATGAGAAAAGTGCTTGTCACCGGGGCCGGTGGTTTTATCGGCCACCATTTGGTAAAGGATCTGGTACGTCGGGGCCACGAAGTGATTGCTGTGGACCGAAAACTCCCCGAGTTCGAAAAGAGTGCTGCGAGCCGGTTCGTGTTGCAGGATCTTCGCGAAACAACGGCTGAATGGGAATCGCTCTTCCTGGGAGTAGACGATGTGTATGCGCTTGCCGCAGACATGGGCGGGATGGGTTTCATCTCCCGCAATCACGCCGATATCATGCGGGACAACACCCGTATTGACATCAACACCCTTGAGGCCGCCCGCAAGGCGAAGGTAGGGCGCCTGCTCTACACATCATCAGCCTGCGTTTATCCTGAACACCTCCAGGAGGCGGAAGCGGCGATACCCCTGGCAGAGACAATGGCGTATCCTGCCAAGCCCCAGGACGGGTATGGCTGGGAAAAACTCTATGCCGAGCAACTGTGCCATTATTACCGCCTCGAACACGGGGTTGATACCCGTATTGTCCGTTTTCACAATATCTACGGCCCACTGGGAGCCTGGCAGGGAGGGAGGGAGAAGGCTCCGGCTGCCCTGTGCCGAAAAGTAGCCGAGGCATGTCTCAAGGGCAGGGATAGTATCCAGATCTGGGGTGATGGTAGACAGACCCGCTCATTCTGCTTTATCGATGACTGCATCCAGGGCTTGGCGCGCATCCTGGAATCCGGCTACACCGAGCCACTGAACCTTGGTCGCGACGAGATGGTTTCGATCAACGAACTTGCCCGGCTGATTTTCGAGGTCGCGGGCGCCGAACTCCGCATCGAACATATTGAGGGACCACAGGGAGTGCGTGGGCGCAACTCCGACAACAAACGTCTTGCCGAGGTTACCGGGTTTACCCCAAGTATCAGCCTTCGTCAGGGGATAGCCGCGACCTATGGCTGGATCGAGGCACAGGTGAGAGCCGGAATATGA
- a CDS encoding TerC family protein, with product MTETTIMWTVFTLLFGAMLVVDLGLNRKSHEVSFREALTWSMVWIALALAFNMGIYMTMGSAKALEFFSGYVIEKSLSVDNLFVFIMIFSYFGVRGHHQARILKWGIIGALVMRAIFIFAGVGLLARFHWLFYLFGALLVVTAFKMAFGGEGKVEPEKNLMVRAIRKLLPVTRRTWGDWFITRRRGMVVASPLLVTLLMIEWSDLVFAIDSIPAIFAITLDPFIVFTSNIFAIMGLRALYFLLANVMEMFAYLKFGISFILLFVGGKMIAAASGFHIPITVSLTVIFLSLAVAVLASLFFGPRQREGVPANV from the coding sequence ATGACTGAAACCACCATCATGTGGACCGTTTTTACTCTTCTCTTCGGCGCCATGCTTGTCGTTGACCTTGGACTCAACCGGAAAAGCCACGAGGTTTCGTTTCGCGAGGCTCTGACCTGGAGCATGGTCTGGATTGCCCTGGCCCTTGCCTTCAACATGGGGATTTATATGACCATGGGGAGCGCCAAGGCGCTGGAGTTCTTCAGCGGCTATGTCATCGAGAAGTCACTCTCGGTTGATAACCTGTTCGTCTTTATCATGATTTTTTCCTACTTCGGCGTGCGTGGCCACCATCAGGCACGCATCCTCAAGTGGGGGATTATCGGCGCCCTGGTGATGCGGGCGATCTTCATCTTTGCCGGTGTCGGGTTGCTGGCGCGGTTCCACTGGCTGTTCTATCTTTTTGGCGCCCTGCTGGTCGTGACGGCCTTCAAGATGGCTTTTGGCGGCGAGGGCAAGGTGGAACCGGAAAAGAACCTGATGGTCAGGGCAATCCGTAAACTGTTGCCCGTTACCCGGCGCACCTGGGGAGACTGGTTCATCACCCGGCGGCGGGGGATGGTGGTGGCAAGCCCCCTTTTGGTGACACTGCTCATGATCGAGTGGAGCGATCTGGTGTTTGCCATCGACTCCATCCCGGCCATCTTTGCCATAACCCTCGACCCGTTCATCGTCTTTACCTCCAACATATTCGCCATCATGGGGTTGCGGGCGCTGTATTTCCTGCTGGCGAACGTCATGGAAATGTTCGCCTACCTCAAATTCGGCATATCGTTCATCCTGCTCTTCGTGGGCGGAAAGATGATTGCGGCCGCAAGCGGCTTCCATATCCCCATCACCGTGTCGCTGACGGTCATCTTCCTGTCACTGGCCGTTGCCGTCCTGGCTTCGCTCTTCTTCGGGCCGCGCCAGCGGGAAGGGGTGCCGGCAAATGTGTGA
- a CDS encoding Tim44 domain-containing protein has translation MNKSIVRIFTLMAAIMMLSVTVLELNAEARAGGSRSSGSRGSRSYSKPASNYSQPHQTRQQQAAPAPSPFQQQAGGGFMRSMAGGIMGGMLGSMLFSSFAGAGGGMGGLGGGGIGMFEIILLAGLGYLIYRFIKKKRELSLATPSGQGGYQREAVAPVSYGYQAEVPASSDVESGISHVRQMDPTFDESSFNDAVMDIFFRIQGAWMNRDLAPVSSLLTDEMKRIFQEDVDRLLRDRQVNRLENIAVRKVEITEVWQESGQDYVTALVHANLFDYTTDDATGAVVSGSKSEPVKFEEYWTFTRSVGNNPWRLSAISQ, from the coding sequence ATGAATAAAAGTATCGTCAGGATTTTCACGCTAATGGCAGCCATCATGATGCTGTCGGTCACGGTTCTTGAGCTGAATGCCGAAGCCAGGGCTGGCGGAAGCCGCTCATCCGGAAGCCGTGGATCGCGCAGCTATTCCAAACCGGCATCGAATTACTCCCAGCCACACCAGACACGGCAGCAACAAGCTGCTCCTGCCCCCAGCCCATTTCAGCAGCAGGCAGGTGGCGGCTTCATGAGGAGCATGGCCGGCGGTATCATGGGGGGCATGCTGGGCAGTATGCTGTTCAGCAGTTTTGCCGGAGCAGGTGGCGGAATGGGCGGTTTAGGAGGCGGCGGTATCGGTATGTTTGAAATTATTCTCCTTGCCGGGTTGGGCTATCTGATCTACCGGTTTATCAAGAAGAAAAGGGAACTCAGCCTGGCAACCCCCTCCGGGCAGGGGGGCTATCAACGTGAAGCCGTAGCCCCAGTTTCTTACGGATACCAAGCCGAAGTACCGGCTTCAAGCGATGTGGAGAGCGGTATCTCCCATGTTCGCCAGATGGACCCCACTTTTGACGAAAGCAGTTTCAACGACGCGGTGATGGATATCTTCTTCAGAATCCAGGGGGCCTGGATGAATCGTGATCTTGCACCGGTTTCCTCACTCCTGACGGACGAGATGAAGCGGATATTCCAGGAGGATGTGGACCGGCTACTGCGGGACAGACAGGTCAACAGGCTGGAGAACATTGCCGTCAGGAAGGTTGAAATCACGGAGGTGTGGCAGGAATCGGGCCAGGATTACGTCACCGCCCTGGTCCACGCGAACCTGTTCGATTACACGACCGATGACGCCACCGGCGCGGTGGTGTCCGGCAGCAAGTCGGAGCCGGTGAAGTTCGAAGAGTACTGGACCTTTACCAGGTCTGTCGGCAACAACCCGTGGCGCCTGTCGGCAATCAGCCAATAG
- the htpX gene encoding zinc metalloprotease HtpX, with protein sequence MNQLKTTLLLSLLTVLMVLMGSAIGGKTGMVFAFFMAAAMNFFSYWFSDKIVLKMYGAQEISEHDNPAFYGMVRRLALQAGLPMPKVYIIPSESPNAFATGRNPEHAAVAATAGILRILSSEELAGVMAHELAHVRNRDILVGTIAATFAGAISMIGNMLQWGALLGAGRGDDEEGSGGLIGSLVMAIVAPIAAMLIQMAVSRSREYLADETGARICGNPLALAGALRKLHTASHMIPMQEARPATAHMFIVNPLSGRSLANLFSTHPPMEERIARLESMGTRGR encoded by the coding sequence ATGAATCAACTCAAGACAACCCTTCTCCTCTCTCTCCTCACCGTGCTGATGGTCCTGATGGGAAGCGCCATCGGCGGCAAGACCGGTATGGTTTTCGCCTTCTTCATGGCAGCTGCCATGAACTTCTTCTCCTACTGGTTTTCCGACAAGATAGTCCTGAAGATGTACGGCGCTCAGGAGATCAGCGAGCACGATAACCCCGCCTTCTACGGCATGGTGCGGAGGCTGGCGCTCCAGGCCGGTCTCCCCATGCCAAAGGTCTACATCATTCCATCCGAAAGCCCCAACGCCTTCGCAACTGGCCGGAATCCGGAGCATGCCGCCGTTGCCGCCACCGCGGGGATTTTACGCATTCTCTCGTCCGAGGAACTGGCAGGAGTCATGGCCCATGAACTGGCCCATGTCCGGAACCGTGACATTCTGGTCGGCACCATCGCCGCCACGTTTGCCGGCGCGATTTCCATGATCGGCAACATGCTCCAGTGGGGCGCCCTGCTCGGGGCGGGGAGAGGCGATGACGAGGAGGGTTCCGGAGGCCTGATCGGTTCACTTGTCATGGCCATCGTCGCCCCGATTGCGGCCATGCTGATCCAGATGGCCGTCTCCCGCTCCCGGGAGTATCTTGCCGACGAGACCGGCGCCAGGATATGCGGCAATCCTCTGGCTCTGGCCGGCGCACTGCGAAAGCTCCATACCGCATCCCACATGATCCCGATGCAGGAGGCCCGACCCGCGACCGCCCACATGTTCATCGTGAATCCCCTGAGCGGTCGCTCTCTGGCGAACCTGTTTTCCACGCATCCTCCCATGGAGGAACGCATTGCCCGGCTGGAAAGCATGGGAACGAGAGGGCGGTAA